A genomic stretch from Flavobacterium humidisoli includes:
- a CDS encoding ArsR/SmtB family transcription factor has product METIEIFKALSNKSRLQMLEWLKEPEINFPGQLEHAGFEHGVCVGQIQAKAGLTQSTVSEYLSILQRAGFIEAKRVGQWTYYKRNEGAFEALSKLIQSNL; this is encoded by the coding sequence ATGGAAACGATAGAAATTTTTAAAGCATTATCTAACAAATCTAGGCTGCAAATGCTGGAATGGCTGAAAGAACCCGAAATTAACTTTCCAGGCCAGCTCGAACATGCGGGATTTGAGCATGGTGTGTGTGTTGGACAGATTCAGGCAAAGGCCGGTTTAACACAATCAACTGTATCAGAATACCTGTCTATTTTACAGCGCGCTGGTTTTATCGAAGCCAAACGTGTTGGACAATGGACTTATTATAAACGTAACGAAGGTGCCTTTGAAGCACTCAGTAAATTAATTCAATCTAATTTGTAA
- a CDS encoding TlpA family protein disulfide reductase — MKKIYLVLTFTFFNLFISNAQVVGTDIGDIAPEIDLPDTKGEKVALSSLRGSLVLVDFWASWCGPCIKEQPLLIKLHNAYPDKLSIYGVSMDTKKPLWTGAIAKAKLPWTNVSDLKYWQSPVIGDYMLQSIPLNFLIDKNGIIVAKNIHGQALEDKIKTLFVE, encoded by the coding sequence ATGAAAAAAATCTACTTAGTTTTAACCTTCACATTCTTCAATTTGTTTATAAGCAACGCGCAAGTCGTAGGAACTGATATTGGAGATATTGCTCCAGAAATTGATCTTCCAGACACAAAAGGAGAAAAAGTAGCACTTTCTTCTTTACGAGGTTCTTTGGTTTTAGTAGACTTTTGGGCTTCTTGGTGCGGGCCTTGCATTAAAGAACAGCCTTTATTGATAAAACTACATAATGCTTATCCAGACAAATTATCGATTTATGGAGTTTCTATGGATACCAAAAAGCCATTGTGGACAGGAGCGATCGCAAAAGCAAAATTGCCTTGGACAAACGTTAGTGATTTGAAATACTGGCAATCTCCAGTTATTGGAGATTATATGTTGCAATCTATTCCATTGAATTTTTTAATTGATAAAAACGGAATTATTGTCGCAAAAAACATTCATGGACAGGCTTTAGAAGATAAAATTAAAACCTTGTTTGTAGAGTAA